One window of the Bombus pyrosoma isolate SC7728 linkage group LG5, ASM1482585v1, whole genome shotgun sequence genome contains the following:
- the LOC122567875 gene encoding protein no-on-transient A-like → MGKKKENEKPENRRKYRMHDNCGGISGGGGNGGGGGGGGGGGGGGGGNGGSDACSGVHRGVRLGRGSSRFSERQTVRPMQSKDTSTTMIVRPKLPLSLLYSSKNRIGKLLGGFVTTADLRNVTIS, encoded by the exons AtgggaaagaagaaggaaaacgagAAGCCGGAGAATAGGCGTAAATATAGAATGCACGACAA CTGCGGCGGCATtagtggtggtggtggcaacggtggaggtggtggtggtggtggcggaGGCGgaggcggcggcggcggcaaTGGTGGTAGCGATGCCTGTAGTGGCGTGCATAGAGGTGTACGATTGGGAAGGGGAAGCAGTCGATTCAGTGAGAGGCAGACGGTCAGGCCGATGCAGTCAAAGGATACGTCGACGACGATGATCGTTCGACCGAAGTTGCCGTTGTCGTTGCTCTACTCGTCGAAGAATCGAATAGGAAAGTTATTAGGCGGTTTCGTG ACGACAGCAGATTTAAGAAACGTGACGATCAGCTAA
- the LOC122567740 gene encoding 40S ribosomal protein S5, whose protein sequence is MADIETYDDIVVPTTTTLPVALSAELPEIKLFGRWNCDDVQVNDMSLQDYIAVKEKNAKYLPHSAGRYAAKRFRKAQCPIVERLTNSLMMHGRNNGKKLMAVRIVKHAFEIIHLLTGDNPLQVLVTAIINSGPREDSTRIGRAGTVRRQAVDVSPLRRVNQAIWLLCTGAREAAFRNIKTIAECLADELINAAKGSSNSYAIKKKDELERVAKSNR, encoded by the exons ATGGCTGACATAGAAACATATGACGATATAGTGGTACCTACCACTACAACTTTGCCAGTGGCACTTTCTGCTGAATTGccagaaattaaattatttggtCGTTGGAATTGCGATGATGTACAGGTGAACGATATGTCATTACAAGACTATATCGctgtaaaagagaaaaatgcaaaatatctACCACATTCTGCTGGACGTTATGCTGCGAAACGATTTCGAAAAGCTCAATGTCCTATAGTTGAACGCCTTACAAATTCTTTAATGATGCACGGAAGAAATAATGGCAAAAAGTTAATGGCAGTAAGAATTGTAAAACATGCCTTTGAAATAATTCACCTGCTAACGGGTGATAATCCTTTACAG gttcTTGTGACGGCTATCATTAACTCAGGACCAAGAGAAGATTCCACGCGTATTGGTCGTGCTGGTACAGTTAGAAGACAAGCGGTGGATGTTTCTCCGCTACGACGAGTAAATCAGGCCATTTGGTTATTATGTACCGGTGCTAGGGAAGCCGCATTCCGTAATATTAAGACGATTGCCGAATGTTTGGCGGATGAACTCATCAATGCTGCCAAAGGTTCGTCTAATTCTTACgcgattaaaaagaaagacgaactCGAACGTGTTGCTAAATCTAATCGATAA
- the LOC122567742 gene encoding NADH dehydrogenase [ubiquinone] 1 alpha subcomplex subunit 5: MSGLLKKSTNLTGLAVSLNPRVELRTLYERILRLVNEMPQDYIYRKSIESLVKERTDIILQNESVPAIEEKINQGQIEELIFQAKNELNLVQDMFEYKPWESLVEKAPPHQWTWPPHK; this comes from the exons ATGTCAGGATTATTGAAAAAG TCAACAAACTTAACTGGACTCGCTGTATCTTTGAATCCTCGTGTGGAACTTCGTACATTGtatgaaagaattttacgGCTCGTAAATGAGATGCCACAGGACTACATTTACAGGAAATCTATCGAAAGTTTGGTTAAGGAAAGGACCGATATTATATTACAG AATGAAAGTGTTCCTGCTATAGAGGAAAAGATAAACCAGGGACAAATCGAGGAACTAATATTTCAAGCGAAGAATGAACTGAACTTGGTACAGGATATGTTTGAGTACAAGCCATGGGAAAGCTTGGTGGAAAAAGCCCCTCCGCATCAATGGACTTGGCCCCctcacaaataa